A genome region from Aureimonas sp. AU20 includes the following:
- a CDS encoding globin-coupled sensor protein, with amino-acid sequence MHTAFNERLRFLQIEEDELESLKPHAVLVQQALECALGRFYAQVEATPAVNRFFPNSERLDAARIAQGEHWSRIASGEIDEAYAENAERVGRVHARIGLEPRWHLGGYGLILETMVAELVPTLVGRGFVGRRRTENAGRLIGLLVKLAVLDMDLGISTYFQALEAEKVRLDSERQRLADEQSRALGDASSTMEEMTANIRQNADNAGRTERLAQDASASAGRGGEAVERSVVAMRTIAAKISVVQEIARQTDLLALNAAIEAARAGQHGKGFAVVASEVRKLAERAGRAASEIETLTASTLQASEAAGESLRALVPHIQRTTELVSEISSACREQSLGAEQINEVLQRLDQSGQMLSSTPVVKMLHPPVAQAA; translated from the coding sequence CCTCGGTCGCTTCTACGCTCAAGTCGAGGCCACTCCAGCCGTCAACCGCTTCTTTCCAAATAGCGAACGACTCGATGCTGCAAGAATTGCCCAGGGCGAGCATTGGAGCCGCATCGCATCGGGTGAGATTGATGAAGCGTATGCTGAGAACGCCGAACGCGTCGGCCGCGTCCATGCACGCATTGGTCTGGAGCCGCGTTGGCATCTTGGCGGATATGGCCTGATCTTGGAGACGATGGTTGCCGAACTCGTCCCAACTTTAGTGGGACGTGGCTTCGTTGGTCGTCGCCGAACCGAGAACGCCGGACGTCTGATCGGGCTTCTCGTGAAGCTCGCAGTCCTTGACATGGATCTCGGTATCTCGACCTATTTCCAGGCTTTGGAAGCTGAGAAGGTCAGGCTCGACAGCGAGCGCCAGCGCCTAGCCGATGAGCAGTCGCGTGCCTTGGGAGATGCCTCCTCGACTATGGAAGAAATGACCGCCAACATCCGCCAGAACGCGGACAACGCGGGCCGTACAGAGCGACTTGCGCAAGATGCATCTGCCAGTGCTGGGCGTGGAGGCGAAGCGGTTGAGCGATCGGTGGTGGCCATGCGTACCATCGCTGCCAAGATTTCCGTCGTGCAGGAGATCGCCCGCCAAACAGACCTTCTGGCCCTCAACGCCGCGATTGAGGCGGCGCGTGCCGGTCAGCACGGCAAGGGCTTTGCTGTCGTAGCAAGCGAAGTCCGTAAGCTTGCCGAACGAGCGGGACGAGCGGCCAGCGAGATCGAGACGTTGACTGCGAGCACGCTTCAGGCGTCCGAAGCGGCGGGTGAAAGTTTGCGTGCGCTCGTCCCCCATATCCAGCGCACTACCGAACTCGTGTCTGAGATTTCGTCTGCCTGCCGCGAGCAGTCGTTAGGTGCAGAGCAGATCAACGAGGTTCTGCAGCGCTTAGACCAGTCCGGTCAGATGTTAAGTTCAACACCCGTCGTCAAGATGCTGCATCCACCTGTCGCTCAGGCAGCGTGA
- a CDS encoding CsbD family protein: protein MGSTSDKAAGLANEAMGNLKQGVGNLTGNESLEAKGKAQELKGEAQQVKGDAKAAVKDGADSVSKAAHDKL, encoded by the coding sequence ATGGGTAGCACGAGCGACAAAGCCGCAGGTCTGGCGAACGAAGCGATGGGCAACCTGAAGCAAGGGGTTGGCAATCTGACCGGCAATGAGAGCTTGGAAGCAAAGGGCAAAGCCCAGGAGCTGAAGGGCGAAGCTCAGCAGGTGAAGGGCGATGCCAAAGCCGCAGTGAAGGATGGCGCTGACAGCGTGTCGAAGGCTGCGCACGACAAGCTCTGA